The bacterium genome includes a window with the following:
- a CDS encoding glycosyltransferase family 4 protein, which yields MKILHLLASPHLGGAERMCLMLASEQQARGHSVSVFIFRPGDTCDAIKKEGINVILPNDSNLDLENRFSLRRVAAEGLRKAVNEAKPDLIHSHVPVTNLICSKVLDRSRPPWVATVHGSWKQFGYSPQTVGRPCLKTYFLLRHAIGDFLTLRTAAGIAVPAQRTKELLVRIGVSGRKIAIIHNGLPPAAEIMTPAIARERLKLPLDSLVIGGLGYFAPVKGFDLLIRAFAGLERRNLKLLLLIAGGDVLGHSATRKSLERLTQRLNVADRVHFIGPLDPNEGFLSSLDIFVVSSRSEGMPLALIQAMQHGLPAVVSSEGGNSEAARNGLESLVFRSGSVGSLAAALERLILDEPMRVAFGRAASARASTYLTHRRCADDYERLYENIFEEPPPLM from the coding sequence TTGAAAATATTGCATTTGTTGGCATCTCCGCATCTCGGAGGTGCGGAGCGAATGTGCCTGATGTTGGCCTCGGAGCAGCAGGCGCGTGGCCATTCCGTGTCCGTTTTTATCTTCCGACCCGGTGACACCTGCGACGCTATCAAGAAAGAAGGTATAAATGTCATATTACCAAATGATTCAAACCTTGACCTGGAAAACCGTTTTAGCCTCCGAAGGGTCGCGGCAGAGGGTCTTAGGAAGGCAGTCAATGAGGCGAAGCCGGACCTGATTCATTCCCACGTTCCCGTAACAAATCTCATATGTAGTAAGGTATTAGATAGGAGTCGGCCGCCGTGGGTGGCTACCGTACACGGCTCGTGGAAGCAATTCGGCTATTCGCCGCAGACCGTGGGGAGACCTTGCCTCAAGACGTACTTCCTCCTCCGTCACGCGATAGGCGATTTCCTGACCTTGCGGACGGCAGCCGGGATTGCCGTTCCCGCCCAGAGGACGAAGGAACTTCTCGTGCGGATCGGCGTTTCTGGGCGAAAGATAGCGATTATTCACAATGGTTTGCCTCCTGCAGCCGAGATCATGACACCCGCTATCGCACGCGAGCGACTGAAACTGCCGCTGGATTCACTGGTCATCGGCGGGCTTGGCTATTTTGCTCCCGTCAAAGGTTTCGATCTGCTCATCCGAGCCTTTGCCGGTTTAGAAAGACGTAACCTAAAGCTACTTCTTCTGATAGCAGGCGGGGATGTCTTAGGTCACTCAGCGACCCGCAAGTCTTTGGAAAGACTCACGCAACGCCTGAACGTAGCTGACCGAGTGCATTTCATCGGCCCGCTTGACCCAAACGAGGGATTCCTGTCGAGCCTTGACATTTTCGTCGTTTCCTCTCGCAGCGAGGGAATGCCGTTGGCACTCATTCAAGCCATGCAGCACGGACTGCCGGCGGTGGTGAGCTCGGAAGGCGGGAACTCTGAGGCCGCCCGTAACGGATTGGAATCGTTGGTTTTCCGGTCTGGCAGTGTCGGATCGCTGGCGGCAGCCCTCGAACGGCTCATTCTTGACGAACCGATGCGGGTAGCATTCGGCCGGGCGGCATCGGCAAGAGCTTCCACGTATCTGACCCACCGGCGATGTGCGGACGATTATGAAAGACTCTATGAGAACATCTTTGAAGAACCCCCACCGCTTATGTAA